One Littorina saxatilis isolate snail1 linkage group LG14, US_GU_Lsax_2.0, whole genome shotgun sequence genomic region harbors:
- the LOC138947703 gene encoding translin-like, with the protein MTTAAVFSDFQQYLDADHELKEEIRTVVREVEQTAREIQTIMQAIHQAAATEHVLSVCEKSEPQFAKAKEQFSELAKKIPDNQYYRFNDMWRFVIQRMAYLAALKVYLREDRLISQKETADMLGVKAGREDGFHLDLDDFLMGLLTMASELSRFAVNAVVSGDPGRPVRVSKFLSELDSGFRLLNLKNDMLRKRFDSLKYSVQKVEGVVYDLTIRSLVPAGGGDVPSKD; encoded by the exons ATGACCACTGCCGCCgtattttcagattttcagcAGTACTTGGACGCAGACCATGAACTTAAAGAG GAAATTCGTACTGTGGTACGGGAAGTGGAACAGACAGCACGAGAAATTCAGACCATCATGCAAGCCATCCATCAGGCAGCTGCCACAGAACACG TATTGTCAGTCTGTGAGAAGTCTGAACCGCAGTTTGCAAAAGCAAAAGAGCAATTCTCCGAGTTGGCAAAAAAGATTCCAGATAACCAATATTACAG attcAACGATATGTGGCGATTCGTGATTCAGCGTATGGCGTACCTGGCAGCACTCAAAGTCTACCTGAGAGAAGACAGGCTCATATCACAGAAAGAGACAGCTGACATGTTAGGAG TCAAAGCGGGGAGAGAGGATGGCTTTCACCTTGACCTGGATGATTTCCTCATGGGACTGCTCACCATGGCGTCAGAACTG TCTCGGTTTGCAGTCAACGCGGTTGTGTCAGGGGACCCAGGACGGCCGGTCAGAGTGTCCAAATTTCTGTCAGAGCTGGATTCTGGATTCCGCCTGCTGAACTTGAAGAACGACATGCTACGTAAGAGATTTGATTCGCTGAAGTACTCTGTGCAGAaggtggagggggtggtgtACGATCTGACCATTCGTTCGCTTGTTCCAGCAGGGGGTGGTGACGTACCAAGTAAAGACTGA